In one Poecilia reticulata strain Guanapo linkage group LG8, Guppy_female_1.0+MT, whole genome shotgun sequence genomic region, the following are encoded:
- the LOC103468154 gene encoding eukaryotic peptide chain release factor GTP-binding subunit ERF3A isoform X2, with the protein MDPRDTAPDSWEQEDDVEATVDGQLEAAFTTLNVNAKPFVPNVNAAEFVPPFAMRAPTENVDAAVPVENGDAEMTSEEPWDQKDDEATEEEPGGGDRGPGDSASPEDLAPEMMEEEEEVVLVPKVPAVQPDAPKKEHINVVFIGHVDAGKSTIGGQIMYLTGMVDKRTLEKYEREAKEKNRETWYLSWALDTNQEERDKGKTVEVGRAYFETDKKHFTILDAPGHKSFVPNMIGGASQADLAVLVISARKGEFETGFEKGGQTREHAMLAKTAGVKHLIVLVNKMDDPTVNWSLERYEECKEKLVPFLKKVGFNPKKDIHFMPCSGLTGANLKEATDMCPWYIGLPFIPHLDSLPNFNRSSDGPVRLPIVDKYKDMGTVVLGKLESGSISKAQQLVMMPNRHVVEVLSLLSDDVETDDAGPGENLKLRLKGIEEEEILPGFILCNSDSLCHSGRTFDAQIVIIEHKSIICPGYNAVLHIHTCIEEVQLTALICLVDKKTGDKSKTRPRFVKQDQVCIARLRTAGTICLETFKDFPQMGRFTLRDEGKTIAIGKVLKLVAERD; encoded by the exons ATGGACCCGAGAGACACTGCCCCTGATTCCTGGGAACAAGAGGATGATGTGGAGGCCACAGTCGACGGACAGCTTGAAGCGGCATTCACAACCCTCAATGTGAACGCTAAGCCGTTCGTACCCAATGTGAACGCAGCTGAATTTGTTCCACCTTTTGCCATGAGAGCGCCCACAGAGAACGTCGATGCTGCTG TGCCTGTGGAGAACGGTGATGCGGAGATGACGTCGGAGGAACCATGGGACCAAAAAGACGACGAAGCCACAGAAGAGGAACCGGGAGGTGGGGACCGGGGCCCGGGGGACTCAGCCTCGCCGGAGGATCTGGCTCCAGAgatgatggaggaggaggaggaggtggtgttAGTGCCAAAGGTTCCAGCCGTACAGCCAGATGCCCCCAAGAAGGAACACATCAATGTGGTGTTCATCGGACACGTAG ATGCTGGAAAATCCACCATTGGAGGACAAATCAT GTATCTAACAGGCATGGTGGACAAGAGGACCTTAGAGAAGTACGAGAGGGAAGCCAAGGAGAAGAACAGAGAAACCTG GTATCTGTCCTGGGCTTTGGACACCAATCAAGAGGAGCGGGACAAGGGGAAGACTGTGGAGGTGGGCCGAGCGTACTTTGAGACAGACAAAAAGCACTTTACTATCCTAGACGCTCCAGGCCACAAAAGCTTTGTGCCGAACATGATTGGAGGCGCATCCCAGGCTGACCTGGCTGTTCTG GTGATCTCTGCCAGGAAAGGTGAGTTTGAGACGGGTTTTGAGAAGGGTGGACAGACCCGGGAGCACGCCATGCTGGCTAAGACGGCCGGTGTCAAGCACCTGATAGTCTTGGTCAACAAGATGGATGACCCTACAGTCAACTGGAGTCTGGAGAG GTATGAAGAGTGCAAAGAGAAATTAGTGCCATTCTTGAAGAAAGTGGGCTTCAACCCGAAGAAAGACATCCACTTCATGCCGTGTTCTGGGCTGACCGGAGCCAACCTGAAGGAGGCGACTGACATGTGCCCCTGGTATAT AGGTTTGCCCTTCATCCCACACTTGGACAGTTTGCCAAATTTCAACAGATCTAGTGATGGACCAGTCAGATTGCCCATTGTAGACAAATACAAG GACATGGGGACCGTGGTTCTGGGAAAGCTGGAGTCTGGCTCCATCAGTAAAGCACAACAGCTAGTCATGATGCCCAACAGG CATGTAGTGGAGGTATTGAGTCTGCTATCGGATGACGTGGAGACGGACGATGCAGGACCTGGTGAAAACCTCAAGCTGCGACTGAAGGGAATCGAGGAGGAGGAGATCCTGCCGGGATTTATTCTGTGCAACTCTGACAGTCTCTGTCATTCAGGACGCACCTTCGACGCCCAG ATCGTCATCATTGAACACAAATCCATCATCTGTCCAGGTTACAACGCAGTCCTTCACATTCACACATGCATTGAAGAAGTGCAACTCACG GCCTTAATCTGTCTAGTGGACAAGAAGACGGGAGACAAGAGTAAGACGCGGCCCCGGTTCGTCAAACAGGACCAGGTCTGCATCGCCCGTCTGCGTACAGCTGGGACCATTTGCCTCGAGACTTTTAAAGACTTTCCTCAGATGGGACGGTTCACCTTACGGGATGAAG GTAAGACCATCGCCATCGGTAAGGTTCTGAAGCTGGTGGCTGAGCGGGACTGA
- the LOC103468154 gene encoding eukaryotic peptide chain release factor GTP-binding subunit ERF3A isoform X1 has translation MDPRDTAPDSWEQEDDVEATVDGQLEAAFTTLNVNAKPFVPNVNAAEFVPPFAMRAPTENVDAAVVNDKISTMDVSQSSVPVENGDAEMTSEEPWDQKDDEATEEEPGGGDRGPGDSASPEDLAPEMMEEEEEVVLVPKVPAVQPDAPKKEHINVVFIGHVDAGKSTIGGQIMYLTGMVDKRTLEKYEREAKEKNRETWYLSWALDTNQEERDKGKTVEVGRAYFETDKKHFTILDAPGHKSFVPNMIGGASQADLAVLVISARKGEFETGFEKGGQTREHAMLAKTAGVKHLIVLVNKMDDPTVNWSLERYEECKEKLVPFLKKVGFNPKKDIHFMPCSGLTGANLKEATDMCPWYIGLPFIPHLDSLPNFNRSSDGPVRLPIVDKYKDMGTVVLGKLESGSISKAQQLVMMPNRHVVEVLSLLSDDVETDDAGPGENLKLRLKGIEEEEILPGFILCNSDSLCHSGRTFDAQIVIIEHKSIICPGYNAVLHIHTCIEEVQLTALICLVDKKTGDKSKTRPRFVKQDQVCIARLRTAGTICLETFKDFPQMGRFTLRDEGKTIAIGKVLKLVAERD, from the exons ATGGACCCGAGAGACACTGCCCCTGATTCCTGGGAACAAGAGGATGATGTGGAGGCCACAGTCGACGGACAGCTTGAAGCGGCATTCACAACCCTCAATGTGAACGCTAAGCCGTTCGTACCCAATGTGAACGCAGCTGAATTTGTTCCACCTTTTGCCATGAGAGCGCCCACAGAGAACGTCGATGCTGCTG tTGTGAATGATAAAATCTCCACCATGGACGTGTCACAAAGCAGCG TGCCTGTGGAGAACGGTGATGCGGAGATGACGTCGGAGGAACCATGGGACCAAAAAGACGACGAAGCCACAGAAGAGGAACCGGGAGGTGGGGACCGGGGCCCGGGGGACTCAGCCTCGCCGGAGGATCTGGCTCCAGAgatgatggaggaggaggaggaggtggtgttAGTGCCAAAGGTTCCAGCCGTACAGCCAGATGCCCCCAAGAAGGAACACATCAATGTGGTGTTCATCGGACACGTAG ATGCTGGAAAATCCACCATTGGAGGACAAATCAT GTATCTAACAGGCATGGTGGACAAGAGGACCTTAGAGAAGTACGAGAGGGAAGCCAAGGAGAAGAACAGAGAAACCTG GTATCTGTCCTGGGCTTTGGACACCAATCAAGAGGAGCGGGACAAGGGGAAGACTGTGGAGGTGGGCCGAGCGTACTTTGAGACAGACAAAAAGCACTTTACTATCCTAGACGCTCCAGGCCACAAAAGCTTTGTGCCGAACATGATTGGAGGCGCATCCCAGGCTGACCTGGCTGTTCTG GTGATCTCTGCCAGGAAAGGTGAGTTTGAGACGGGTTTTGAGAAGGGTGGACAGACCCGGGAGCACGCCATGCTGGCTAAGACGGCCGGTGTCAAGCACCTGATAGTCTTGGTCAACAAGATGGATGACCCTACAGTCAACTGGAGTCTGGAGAG GTATGAAGAGTGCAAAGAGAAATTAGTGCCATTCTTGAAGAAAGTGGGCTTCAACCCGAAGAAAGACATCCACTTCATGCCGTGTTCTGGGCTGACCGGAGCCAACCTGAAGGAGGCGACTGACATGTGCCCCTGGTATAT AGGTTTGCCCTTCATCCCACACTTGGACAGTTTGCCAAATTTCAACAGATCTAGTGATGGACCAGTCAGATTGCCCATTGTAGACAAATACAAG GACATGGGGACCGTGGTTCTGGGAAAGCTGGAGTCTGGCTCCATCAGTAAAGCACAACAGCTAGTCATGATGCCCAACAGG CATGTAGTGGAGGTATTGAGTCTGCTATCGGATGACGTGGAGACGGACGATGCAGGACCTGGTGAAAACCTCAAGCTGCGACTGAAGGGAATCGAGGAGGAGGAGATCCTGCCGGGATTTATTCTGTGCAACTCTGACAGTCTCTGTCATTCAGGACGCACCTTCGACGCCCAG ATCGTCATCATTGAACACAAATCCATCATCTGTCCAGGTTACAACGCAGTCCTTCACATTCACACATGCATTGAAGAAGTGCAACTCACG GCCTTAATCTGTCTAGTGGACAAGAAGACGGGAGACAAGAGTAAGACGCGGCCCCGGTTCGTCAAACAGGACCAGGTCTGCATCGCCCGTCTGCGTACAGCTGGGACCATTTGCCTCGAGACTTTTAAAGACTTTCCTCAGATGGGACGGTTCACCTTACGGGATGAAG GTAAGACCATCGCCATCGGTAAGGTTCTGAAGCTGGTGGCTGAGCGGGACTGA